One Triticum dicoccoides isolate Atlit2015 ecotype Zavitan chromosome 5B, WEW_v2.0, whole genome shotgun sequence genomic window carries:
- the LOC119306751 gene encoding non-specific lipid-transfer protein 2P-like: MAMRKEVLLAAMMLALVVAAPGGAHAACEVGQLTVCMPAITTGAKPSEACCGSLRAQQACFCQYAKDPSLGAYIRSPHARETLVSCGLAVPHCS; encoded by the coding sequence ATGGCGATGAGGAAGGAGGTCCTCCTGGCGGCCATGATgctggcgctggtggtggcggcgccgGGCGGGGCGCATGCGGCGTGCGAGGTGGGGCAGCTGACGGTGTGCATGCCGGCGATCACCACCGGCGCCAAGCCAAGTGAGGCGTGCTGCGGCAGCCTCCGCGCGCAGCAGGCGTGCTTCTGCCAGTACGCCAAGGACCCCTCCCTCGGCGCCTACATCAGGAGCCCCCACGCGCGCGAGACCCTCGTCTCCTGCGGCCTCGCCGTCCCGCACTGCAGCTAG
- the LOC119306752 gene encoding non-specific lipid-transfer protein 2P-like, whose protein sequence is MASMGKKQKQVAATLMLALVVLAAAPGGARAACQASQLAVCASAILSGAKPSGECCGNLRAQQGCFCQYAKDPNYGQYIRSPHARDTLHSCGLAVPHC, encoded by the coding sequence ATGGCGTCCATGGGGAAGAAGCAGAAGCAGGTGGCGGCGACGCTGATGCTGGCGCTGgtggtgctggcggcggcgccggGCGGGGCACGCGCGGCGTGCCAGGCGTCGCAGCTGGCGGTGTGCGCTTCGGCCATCCTGTCCGGGGCCAAGCCGAGCGGCGAGTGCTGCGGCAACCTGCGGGCGCAGCAGGGGTGCTTCTGCCAGTACGCCAAGGACCCCAACTACGGGCAGTACATCCGCAGCCCCCACGCGCGCGACACCCTCCACTCCTGCGGCCTCGCCGTCCCGCACTGCTAG